Proteins from a genomic interval of Paenibacillus sp. RC334:
- a CDS encoding methyl-accepting chemotaxis protein codes for MQRFNRSIGARLRIMIILILLFASLLFSVSFYAVSMSIINNSVIPQVDQMLETGAKSVYQDLNISLAVQAQQGNGSDSGSGMQMESYLQDKVNTLKLESAYIAVVKDGNAEVVARNEKSVYKVKDVLVPVEDIKKAKQGEMNVSDIYSDSYGLHKTAFFAIAGSNLVLGVNEDVGFVQDKSQQILWICIGITIVTLLLGGIISTIVVRKVVEPIAELVRHSEKIAQGDLSQEPKVIGNNEIAQLARSFQSMSHNLKEMIGHVLSTSGAVVQGSDELLRRTEAMGVKVQDSTVAAEEVAKGSTSIASAAAENAQAMEEIAQGVQHIASSANDVSDQISEATEETVNGNTLAQNAVAQMSQVGQAADESLRYIHSMNERSEAIGSIVSAIFDITKQIQMLSLNASIEAARAGEHGRGFAVVAGEVRKLAEQSKEATQQISDYLVTIQEVSQQSVDSVTRVSREIHSGTEMVQQASTAFNQLSQLMQTINATIQTVSAATEQVSASSEEVSASVEETALIAANAQLMIQEIGLNSDEQLNEMEGYSEVVRQLSKQATELQTAVQKFKIK; via the coding sequence ATGCAACGTTTTAATCGTTCCATTGGCGCAAGATTGCGGATTATGATTATATTGATTCTGCTCTTCGCGTCCCTTCTGTTCAGTGTCAGTTTTTATGCAGTATCCATGAGTATCATTAATAACAGTGTCATTCCTCAGGTGGATCAAATGCTGGAAACCGGGGCCAAGAGTGTGTATCAGGATCTTAATATTTCTTTGGCAGTTCAGGCACAGCAAGGAAATGGTTCAGATTCCGGGTCTGGTATGCAGATGGAATCTTATCTTCAAGATAAGGTCAACACGCTTAAACTTGAATCGGCATATATCGCAGTGGTGAAAGATGGTAATGCCGAAGTTGTCGCACGAAATGAAAAATCGGTATATAAGGTTAAAGATGTACTTGTTCCTGTGGAGGATATCAAAAAAGCAAAACAAGGCGAGATGAATGTCAGTGACATTTACAGCGATTCATACGGATTACACAAAACCGCCTTCTTTGCCATAGCGGGCAGTAACCTGGTCCTGGGTGTGAACGAGGACGTTGGATTTGTGCAGGACAAATCCCAACAAATTTTATGGATCTGCATAGGTATTACAATTGTAACGCTTCTGCTGGGTGGAATTATTTCTACCATTGTCGTACGCAAGGTTGTAGAGCCTATTGCCGAATTGGTTCGTCATAGTGAAAAAATTGCTCAAGGTGACCTGTCGCAAGAACCGAAGGTTATCGGTAACAACGAAATTGCGCAGCTTGCCCGCAGCTTCCAATCCATGTCCCACAATCTGAAAGAAATGATCGGTCATGTGCTTTCCACATCCGGTGCGGTTGTACAAGGCTCGGACGAGCTGCTTCGCCGGACTGAAGCCATGGGTGTAAAAGTACAGGACTCTACAGTTGCCGCAGAGGAAGTGGCAAAGGGTAGTACCAGCATAGCTTCTGCTGCTGCTGAAAATGCACAGGCTATGGAGGAAATCGCTCAAGGTGTTCAACATATCGCCTCCTCTGCCAATGATGTATCCGATCAGATCAGTGAAGCAACCGAAGAAACAGTGAACGGTAATACACTCGCTCAAAATGCTGTTGCCCAAATGTCGCAGGTAGGACAGGCTGCCGATGAGTCGCTTCGATACATCCATAGTATGAATGAGCGCTCCGAGGCCATTGGTAGCATTGTTTCAGCTATTTTTGATATTACGAAGCAGATTCAAATGTTGTCCCTGAATGCCTCCATTGAGGCTGCCCGTGCGGGTGAGCATGGACGCGGCTTCGCCGTTGTAGCCGGAGAAGTTCGCAAGCTGGCCGAGCAGTCGAAAGAAGCGACACAGCAAATTTCCGATTACCTGGTAACCATCCAGGAAGTATCGCAGCAGTCCGTTGACTCTGTGACCCGGGTCAGCCGTGAAATCCATTCGGGAACGGAAATGGTGCAGCAAGCGAGTACAGCCTTTAATCAGCTAAGTCAGCTCATGCAGACGATCAACGCGACGATCCAGACGGTATCCGCAGCAACAGAGCAGGTATCCGCCAGCTCGGAGGAAGTATCGGCTTCCGTGGAAGAGACAGCTCTCATCGCTGCCAATGCCCAGCTTATGATTCAGGAAATCGGTTTAAATTCCGATGAGCAACTGAATGAAATGGAAGGCTACAGCGAGGTCGTACGCCAATTAAGCAAGCAAGCGACCGAACTGCAAACAGCCGTACAAAAATTCAAAATCAAGTAA
- a CDS encoding PTS transporter subunit EIIC, with amino-acid sequence MNQDLLSKEMISQAGGEDKQEPASASGNGKTGTARNPISRLFDFISGVFTSILPALIGAGIIQVIASVLLYLDIDSKFKIFTIVMYIGGLVFYLLPLMVAVSAAKKLGSNIFIAAVIGGCSFLPSLTEVLKSAKEISSTSLPVAEPQYISSFILILITVWLAAKIEQGLGKFNRYAIKLMVVPTLTLMIIMPLLLFVFGPLWTTLAHTLSEEFSSLFFFNSEVLAGLLYGGTIPLLHFSGMQYMLVNDMLESVAATGYDYIAPVMVAAVMAQAGAAFGVCIKSKNSKVKALAATTGLLAVLGIIEPAMYGVNVRFKKPFLAALIGGAIGGAFVCLFETAITALVSLFGLMTLPLFSDSTLVYAVLGMVISFVTAGVITYFMGFVEEKEEHSKGPSTSGTSTASDLAVEKSANN; translated from the coding sequence ATGAATCAGGATTTACTTTCCAAAGAAATGATTTCGCAGGCAGGAGGAGAAGACAAACAGGAGCCTGCTTCCGCTTCCGGCAATGGAAAAACTGGCACAGCAAGGAATCCGATAAGTCGCCTGTTTGATTTTATTTCGGGTGTGTTTACCTCAATCCTGCCGGCACTGATCGGGGCGGGAATCATTCAGGTGATTGCTTCTGTCTTGTTGTATCTGGATATTGATTCTAAATTTAAAATTTTTACAATTGTAATGTACATTGGCGGATTAGTATTTTATCTTTTACCCCTAATGGTAGCAGTAAGTGCAGCCAAAAAGCTTGGCAGCAACATATTCATTGCAGCAGTCATCGGGGGATGCTCGTTTCTTCCCAGCCTTACGGAAGTGCTGAAGTCCGCTAAAGAGATCAGCTCGACCAGTTTACCAGTGGCGGAGCCCCAGTATATTTCTTCCTTTATACTGATCCTTATTACCGTTTGGCTTGCAGCGAAAATTGAGCAAGGATTAGGCAAATTTAATCGCTATGCCATAAAGCTGATGGTTGTCCCAACGTTGACGCTCATGATTATCATGCCTTTATTGCTGTTTGTTTTCGGTCCGCTGTGGACTACCTTGGCTCATACATTGTCAGAAGAATTTTCTTCATTGTTCTTCTTCAATTCGGAAGTATTGGCGGGTCTGCTGTATGGAGGCACTATACCTTTGCTTCATTTTTCGGGCATGCAATATATGCTGGTGAACGATATGCTGGAATCCGTTGCTGCGACGGGCTATGATTACATTGCTCCTGTCATGGTGGCGGCGGTTATGGCTCAAGCGGGGGCGGCGTTCGGCGTATGTATTAAATCCAAAAATTCCAAAGTCAAGGCGCTGGCCGCAACCACAGGCTTGTTAGCCGTGCTAGGAATCATTGAACCGGCCATGTATGGTGTTAATGTACGTTTCAAAAAACCGTTTCTTGCTGCGTTGATCGGCGGGGCCATTGGTGGGGCATTTGTGTGCCTGTTTGAAACGGCGATCACTGCTCTGGTAAGCTTATTCGGACTAATGACTTTACCGCTGTTTAGTGACTCCACGCTTGTGTATGCCGTTTTGGGGATGGTCATTTCGTTTGTGACGGCTGGTGTAATTACGTATTTCATGGGCTTTGTGGAGGAAAAAGAGGAACATTCAAAAGGACCATCCACATCTGGCACCAGCACTGCTTCGGATTTGGCAGTGGAAAAGAGCGCCAACAACTAG
- a CDS encoding BglG family transcription antiterminator LicT, producing the protein MKIAKVLNNNVVTVIDEQQKELVIMGRGIAFKKSSGDEIDEGHIEKIFKLESTEVSRKLMTLMSDIPIEYVEISDEIIQYAKTILGVELHDSIYISLTDHIHFAIERYRLGMDIKNALFWEIKRMYRKEFSIGTKALHMIQDKLGVTLPDDEGAFIALHLVNAQLNSEMRETIALTNIVKDIINIVSRFFVMELDEESLSYYRFITHLKFFAQRVMNGTPVQNADNSLHDMVKVQYKNAYACAEKIRDYTTKIYGRSLSQDEMLYLTIHIERIIKNQ; encoded by the coding sequence ATGAAGATAGCAAAGGTGCTGAATAACAATGTTGTAACGGTCATTGATGAGCAGCAGAAAGAATTAGTCATTATGGGAAGAGGCATTGCTTTTAAGAAAAGCTCAGGCGATGAGATTGATGAAGGGCATATCGAGAAAATCTTTAAGCTTGAAAGCACCGAGGTTTCCCGCAAACTGATGACCCTGATGTCTGATATCCCTATTGAATATGTTGAAATTTCTGATGAGATCATTCAATATGCCAAAACGATACTCGGTGTGGAATTACATGACAGCATCTACATTTCGCTGACGGATCATATCCATTTTGCCATAGAGCGTTATCGTTTGGGGATGGATATAAAGAACGCCCTTTTCTGGGAAATCAAACGAATGTACCGCAAGGAATTTTCGATTGGGACCAAAGCACTGCATATGATTCAGGACAAGCTGGGAGTTACGCTTCCGGATGATGAAGGAGCCTTCATTGCTCTGCATCTGGTGAATGCTCAGCTCAACAGTGAAATGCGCGAAACGATAGCCCTGACTAACATCGTCAAGGATATCATTAACATTGTAAGCCGCTTTTTTGTAATGGAGCTGGATGAAGAGTCGTTAAGCTACTACCGCTTTATTACACATCTCAAATTTTTTGCTCAACGGGTAATGAACGGGACCCCTGTACAAAATGCAGATAATTCCCTTCATGATATGGTTAAGGTGCAGTACAAGAATGCCTACGCCTGTGCTGAAAAAATAAGAGATTATACGACTAAAATCTATGGTCGGAGCTTATCCCAGGATGAGATGCTATATCTCACCATTCATATCGAGCGTATCATTAAAAATCAATGA
- a CDS encoding beta-glucoside-specific PTS transporter subunit IIABC, which produces MDRNQLSKEILKLVGGEENVEQVVHCMTRLRFNLYDNKKAQKDQLKKTDGVMGVMESGGQFQVIIGDDVANVYKSLVSNMSKVPQSETVASNASKKKQNPISSLFDFIAGMFTPILPAITGAGMIKGIIALLVAMNWMSDKSQTYTILAAIGDGAFYFLPIILAVSAARKLGSNMFIAAAIGASILHPTITALLASNVKVSFIGLPVTAATYASTVIPIVIAIWLAAHVEKFIDKYTHASLKLIVVPTLTLLIVVPATLIAVGPLGAIIGNGLSGGISWLFENTGPLAGLVLGGTFSLIIMTGMHYALIPIMIGSIATLGYDYMIPIMAAANLAQAGATMGVFLKSKNAKIKTLAFSTSLTAIMGVTEPAMYGVNMRFKKPFIAALIGGAVGGGFMGLFGTKAYVMGGLAGLPGLAMFIGPTFLYAILGIIIAFAAATVATYLIGFEDVKEEEASSTGAAGDISTEEVAPSPVASLPKGEKIPVYSPIMGEVKPLSEVNDPAFSQEIMGRGWAIEPSEGRVVSPVEGTVFSIAKSGHAVGLVSDSGLEMLIHVGMDTVKLKGLHFTPHVKAGDRVKVGDLMLEFDLAEIRKAGYETITPVIVTNVAQFSELEPAGNEHKVVKEQELFYTVIV; this is translated from the coding sequence ATGGATCGAAATCAATTATCCAAAGAGATACTTAAACTGGTTGGTGGTGAAGAAAACGTTGAGCAGGTAGTTCACTGCATGACCCGCTTGCGCTTCAATCTTTATGATAATAAGAAAGCTCAGAAAGATCAGTTGAAAAAAACGGATGGCGTCATGGGAGTGATGGAGAGTGGCGGCCAGTTTCAGGTTATTATCGGTGATGATGTAGCTAACGTGTACAAATCGTTGGTGAGCAACATGTCCAAGGTGCCGCAAAGTGAGACAGTCGCAAGCAATGCATCCAAGAAAAAACAAAACCCGATCAGCAGTCTGTTTGACTTTATAGCTGGTATGTTTACACCTATTTTGCCGGCGATCACCGGTGCAGGTATGATCAAAGGGATCATTGCTCTATTGGTGGCAATGAACTGGATGTCCGATAAGAGTCAAACCTATACGATTTTAGCGGCAATAGGAGACGGAGCATTCTATTTCCTGCCGATTATTCTGGCTGTGAGTGCTGCTAGAAAACTGGGAAGTAACATGTTTATCGCGGCTGCGATAGGTGCCTCTATTTTGCATCCGACGATTACGGCATTGCTGGCATCCAATGTGAAGGTTAGCTTTATCGGTCTTCCGGTGACGGCGGCAACCTATGCATCGACTGTTATTCCCATCGTTATTGCGATCTGGCTGGCGGCCCATGTTGAAAAATTCATTGATAAGTATACACATGCATCATTGAAGCTGATTGTCGTTCCGACACTGACTTTGTTGATTGTTGTGCCTGCAACGTTGATTGCAGTAGGTCCGCTGGGCGCCATTATTGGTAATGGCCTGTCGGGTGGTATTTCTTGGTTGTTTGAAAATACAGGTCCGCTTGCAGGTCTGGTACTCGGTGGTACCTTCTCCCTGATCATCATGACAGGTATGCACTATGCGTTGATTCCTATCATGATTGGTTCTATCGCCACGCTGGGCTATGACTACATGATTCCGATTATGGCAGCAGCTAACTTGGCTCAGGCTGGCGCTACAATGGGTGTATTCTTGAAATCCAAAAATGCCAAAATCAAAACGTTGGCTTTCTCCACAAGCTTGACAGCTATTATGGGTGTAACCGAGCCTGCAATGTATGGGGTAAACATGCGGTTTAAAAAACCGTTTATCGCAGCGTTGATCGGAGGTGCCGTTGGCGGAGGATTCATGGGCTTGTTTGGCACAAAAGCTTATGTTATGGGTGGACTGGCTGGCTTGCCTGGCTTGGCAATGTTTATCGGACCAACTTTCTTGTACGCAATTCTTGGTATCATTATCGCATTTGCGGCTGCTACAGTGGCAACCTATTTGATCGGTTTTGAAGATGTGAAGGAAGAAGAAGCTTCATCAACAGGTGCTGCTGGAGACATCTCTACTGAGGAAGTAGCACCATCTCCTGTGGCCTCACTGCCAAAAGGCGAGAAAATCCCGGTATACAGCCCGATTATGGGTGAGGTTAAGCCGCTCAGTGAAGTCAATGACCCTGCTTTTTCTCAGGAAATCATGGGTAGAGGATGGGCTATTGAGCCATCTGAAGGTCGCGTTGTTTCTCCAGTTGAAGGTACCGTATTCTCCATTGCCAAAAGTGGACATGCCGTAGGTTTGGTGAGTGATTCCGGGCTTGAAATGCTCATACACGTTGGGATGGATACGGTAAAGCTGAAAGGCCTTCATTTTACTCCTCATGTGAAAGCAGGGGATCGAGTGAAAGTAGGCGATCTCATGCTGGAGTTTGATCTGGCGGAAATTCGCAAGGCTGGTTACGAAACGATTACACCTGTTATTGTTACGAACGTAGCTCAGTTTAGTGAACTGGAGCCTGCTGGAAATGAGCATAAAGTGGTTAAGGAACAGGAGCTTTTTTATACAGTAATCGTCTAA
- a CDS encoding L-cystine transporter, which yields MDTFFIILNVLVLLALLGVLVWMQKKHISFTKRVFAGLGFGLIYGVILQYAYGAGSEVITKSVDWFNLAGNGYVRLLQMVVIPLIMVSIISAIMNLKGRQNLGKISVSIIAVLLITTAIAASVSIVTSLSFDLKAIEIQSGEKEQAQGLKMEERLGTVQDMTIPQQVLEFIPSNPFEDMTGARRTSTLAVVIFSAFIGVAVLGLDRKKPEQAQTFRKVIDAVYAVVMRIVTLVLRLTPYGILALITKVVATTNPDEILKLIKFVLASYVALLVMFVIHLILLALFGYNPVTYVKKVLPTLVFAFTSRSSAATIPLNVETQTKKLGVSDGIANLSASLGATIGQNGCAGIYPAMLAVMIAPTVGINPTSWDFILTLILVVTVSSFGVAGVGGGATFASLIVLSTMNLPVALAGLLISVEPLIDMGRTALNVNDSITAGLISGKVLKENDQDVFNDQGMDLDTTVSS from the coding sequence ATGGATACCTTCTTTATTATTTTGAATGTGCTTGTGCTGCTTGCACTGCTCGGCGTGTTGGTCTGGATGCAGAAAAAACACATTTCCTTTACAAAAAGGGTATTTGCCGGGCTGGGCTTCGGGCTGATCTACGGGGTTATTCTTCAATACGCCTATGGGGCGGGCTCAGAGGTCATTACAAAATCGGTCGATTGGTTCAACCTCGCAGGCAATGGTTATGTCCGTTTGCTGCAAATGGTAGTTATTCCGCTCATCATGGTGTCGATCATTTCGGCTATTATGAATTTGAAGGGAAGACAGAATCTTGGCAAAATAAGCGTGTCTATTATTGCAGTACTGCTGATTACAACGGCTATTGCCGCTTCGGTCAGTATTGTGACCAGCTTGTCGTTCGATCTTAAAGCGATTGAGATTCAAAGTGGGGAAAAGGAACAAGCACAGGGTTTGAAGATGGAGGAGCGTCTTGGAACAGTTCAGGATATGACGATTCCACAGCAGGTGCTGGAATTTATTCCATCCAATCCTTTTGAGGATATGACGGGAGCACGTCGTACTTCGACGCTGGCAGTAGTGATTTTCTCGGCTTTTATCGGGGTAGCCGTGCTTGGACTGGATCGTAAAAAGCCAGAGCAGGCGCAAACCTTCCGTAAAGTAATCGACGCCGTGTACGCGGTGGTGATGCGGATTGTGACGCTGGTGCTGAGATTGACGCCTTACGGTATTTTGGCGCTGATTACTAAAGTTGTAGCCACGACGAATCCGGATGAAATCTTGAAGCTGATCAAGTTTGTACTCGCTTCTTATGTGGCTCTGTTGGTCATGTTCGTCATTCATCTTATTTTGCTGGCTCTGTTCGGCTATAACCCGGTAACGTATGTGAAAAAGGTATTGCCTACGCTGGTTTTTGCCTTTACATCCCGTTCCAGTGCGGCAACGATTCCGCTAAATGTTGAAACGCAAACGAAAAAGCTCGGTGTGTCAGACGGCATCGCGAATCTGTCTGCCTCCTTGGGAGCGACCATTGGACAAAACGGCTGTGCAGGTATTTATCCGGCCATGCTGGCGGTCATGATTGCGCCAACCGTGGGCATAAATCCGACGAGCTGGGATTTTATCCTCACGCTCATTCTGGTCGTTACGGTTAGTTCCTTCGGCGTGGCGGGTGTAGGCGGTGGTGCCACCTTCGCTTCTCTGATCGTGCTTTCGACCATGAACTTGCCCGTAGCCTTGGCGGGATTGCTTATTTCGGTTGAGCCACTGATCGATATGGGACGCACAGCGCTGAATGTCAATGATTCTATTACGGCAGGACTCATTTCAGGCAAGGTGCTTAAGGAGAATGATCAGGATGTGTTCAACGATCAGGGTATGGATCTAGATACGACGGTAAGCTCCTAA
- a CDS encoding queuosine precursor transporter, translated as MFNLLWGAAFVLVNFMFFLLCYRLFGKKGLYAWIGVATVLANIQVTKTIDLLGITTTLGNTMYVSMYMASDLLNEKYGPKEARKAVWFGFFTLIMTTLTMQMALVFQPNTTDFAQAPMQQLFGLLPRLALASLTAYAVSQLLDVRLYSWIRKFFPQRHQLWIRGNGSTMISSFIDTLIFCSIAFYGYEWGIWLELLFTTYILKFVLTAAGTPILYIARNFRFAEEEGQTLKP; from the coding sequence ATGTTTAATTTGCTATGGGGGGCAGCCTTTGTCCTCGTCAATTTTATGTTCTTTTTGTTATGTTATCGTTTGTTCGGTAAAAAAGGGTTATACGCCTGGATTGGTGTGGCTACCGTACTTGCCAACATTCAGGTAACCAAAACCATTGATTTGCTCGGTATTACGACGACATTGGGAAATACAATGTATGTCTCTATGTACATGGCCAGCGATTTGCTGAATGAAAAATACGGGCCTAAAGAGGCACGCAAAGCGGTGTGGTTCGGCTTTTTCACGCTGATTATGACGACGCTAACGATGCAGATGGCGCTGGTGTTTCAGCCTAATACAACCGATTTTGCCCAGGCGCCGATGCAGCAATTATTCGGACTATTACCCAGACTTGCGCTTGCCAGCCTGACGGCCTATGCGGTTAGCCAATTGCTGGACGTTCGTCTATACTCGTGGATTCGCAAGTTTTTCCCGCAACGTCACCAGCTCTGGATTCGCGGCAATGGCAGTACGATGATTAGCTCGTTTATTGATACGCTCATTTTTTGCAGCATCGCCTTTTACGGCTATGAATGGGGAATATGGCTGGAGCTACTGTTCACCACCTATATCTTAAAATTTGTACTAACCGCGGCGGGTACACCGATATTGTACATCGCACGCAACTTCCGCTTTGCAGAAGAGGAGGGGCAGACGCTCAAGCCGTAA
- a CDS encoding DNA polymerase III subunit gamma/tau, whose protein sequence is MNEREFTVPSKNEPSKSDAVVESTKKVLTEEEAQIKEKAFFEEDEKVRLRDGKTYYLPPLGLKDARKLIKKLNAIDSGIIIANLIPDDPEGADRYHELIDVLMMGFKPYYSWMTPEHLEEYVDLETAKQIIDAMIGLNGIKKSM, encoded by the coding sequence ATGAATGAAAGAGAGTTCACCGTTCCATCTAAAAATGAGCCTTCCAAGTCAGATGCGGTGGTAGAAAGTACAAAGAAGGTTTTGACAGAAGAGGAAGCACAGATCAAAGAAAAAGCTTTCTTTGAAGAAGATGAAAAGGTGCGTCTCCGTGACGGTAAAACGTATTATTTGCCTCCGCTTGGGTTAAAGGATGCGCGTAAGCTGATTAAAAAGCTGAACGCTATTGATTCCGGCATTATTATTGCAAATCTGATTCCAGATGACCCGGAAGGTGCGGATCGTTATCATGAGCTGATAGATGTGCTGATGATGGGCTTCAAGCCTTATTATAGCTGGATGACTCCTGAGCATCTGGAGGAGTATGTTGACCTCGAAACGGCCAAGCAAATTATTGATGCCATGATCGGACTGAATGGAATAAAAAAGTCCATGTAG
- a CDS encoding S-layer homology domain-containing protein produces MTQQSPNKSEDVIYKKRLFYDNGIRFVEVKAKFISEYKPPAPTLKSHVNETFSYSVGLVNRGTSHYTAALTLLFYSKKEYADWLSFIGSEHKYYDEKGTIYLGVVTGKPDIQTAEMETKYIIQVQMSLIRKQGDEYRCKSQFMDLNGHWASSYIEEMEQRGMVTIPADEGEVSPYFRPDEGCTRAEGITFLMRSYRYVDRILRGY; encoded by the coding sequence TTGACTCAGCAAAGCCCCAATAAATCAGAAGATGTGATCTACAAAAAGCGATTATTTTATGATAACGGAATTCGCTTTGTCGAGGTTAAGGCCAAGTTTATCAGCGAATATAAGCCACCGGCTCCGACTCTGAAATCCCATGTTAATGAAACGTTTTCCTACTCAGTAGGCTTGGTCAATCGTGGAACTTCACATTATACAGCTGCCCTAACACTTTTATTTTACAGTAAAAAGGAATACGCAGACTGGCTATCTTTTATAGGCTCAGAACACAAATATTATGATGAAAAAGGCACGATCTATCTGGGGGTTGTGACAGGTAAACCAGATATTCAAACGGCGGAGATGGAGACTAAATATATCATCCAAGTCCAAATGTCACTTATTCGCAAGCAAGGTGATGAATACCGCTGCAAAAGCCAATTCATGGACCTCAATGGCCATTGGGCATCCAGCTATATCGAGGAAATGGAGCAGCGTGGTATGGTTACCATCCCTGCGGATGAAGGCGAAGTCAGCCCTTATTTCAGACCGGACGAGGGCTGTACCCGGGCAGAGGGAATCACCTTTTTGATGAGGTCCTATAGGTATGTGGACCGGATTCTAAGGGGGTATTGA